The nucleotide window tattctCCATATTTCTGGTAAGACCTTTATTAAAGTCGACATGCATCAGAAGCCGATGAGtataggagcatgcaactcccgtactaagcctatgtcacagcatttttacagactatttctgttttctatttttagaacaacttttcttttgtgaaagaaaggcagtacTTAGTGACGTCAGTTAGTGTCTTGTCATTGGTCATTGCACTTTCACGGAAGTCTCATTCCAgtgaaattcgatctaaaaataaaggctactcatcggctcctgcatGCATTTAATTTAATGCAATCCAGGATATATCCGGATTCAGATTTGACCCAAACTAATCTCCTGAACTATGGAACACACTTCGGTTACATGATTTCTGTTTGGAATTGAATGAAAAgggggaaaaaaggcaaaatctatttttagattCAAAAATCAGTTTTCGTATTTTCTCAAAGAAGGGCACCCAAGATGAATCCAAGATTGTCTCCTACATCCCGTACCTCACTCTACTGTCACTCTACTGTGTTTTTGTATAACCAGATCCTAGTTGTACAAGTTTCAAGCAGCCTTACCTTGACGATTTTTAGATTTATCGCGAAGCTGTCGCACCGTGTCAAACTTCGGTCGAGCAACGAAGGACAGGAGGGAGTGGAAGCTCGCCACGACGACGCTAAATTTTTCCACAAAACGTTTCCGTTCTTTATTTGGCTTCTGAGGGATGTGACCCTACGCCCACCGTCCGATTGTAAGGACATCAAGGAATACTTCTTGAAACGGGTATTATTTACAATTTCAAGTTTGTATTAGGTACACTTGCAAACTGTGCGGCTATAATATTGTGGACATCACTGACTCAACAACGACTAGGTAGCCCAGACTCAAATGTCCAGCTTCATTCGATCGTTTTAGAtaagaaatttttattttattgtcgAAATAGTTTTATGAAATGTGGTATCCAACTGCACTTCGTATAGTACAAATAAAGCCCAAAAGGAggacaaatatcacgcggtatttgtacccCAGAGGACCGGTCAGAAAGGTTTTCTCGCAaagcgcaagcgacgaattggaagttttgtttgtcaaaacgaATATTTATACGTTTCTTTTCTTGCTTAGGGTGTAAATCTATTTAAAATCCGAGAGAGATGGAGAAAATTAAGTTTTATGATGTGGCATTACAAGATGTGACATCTCACTGTTTGGCGTGAAGCGTTGTAAGGTGTAACAAATAACTCGTGACATGACATGGTATTGTTTGGCATGACCTGACATACGATACTGTGATCTGCATAGAAGATCAATCTTACGTTTTCTCAGTAATTTATGCTTATCTTCAGCTTTTTCAGGATCAAAGCGAGTCCAAAGGTGGCTCAGTTCAAAAGGTTGCAGAAAGCATCCTATGTTTCTTTTCTGGTTTCGATGCGTTCCAACTTCCTCCACCATCGTCTGATCCCGAAGTACTGGAAGACATGACAAGCAACAAAGACAAGCTAACTTCCGCTTTTCTGAAGGGTGTAGAAAAATTCAAATCATTGTTAAAATCTATCTTGGTAACCAAACAAAGTTTTAACGATGGCGACATCGTGACTGGCGAAGGTATGTATGAAACATTGCATGTTGgtaatgatttttttatttcgGTCTGCGTAGTTTCCTGGAAACCTCTTGATCAAATTGAGGTTACACAGTATCATAAGCAGTCTGGAATGCACCTTGACGAGAATTTAAAGAGTTCTTTTTGTCATTCACTGCAATCCCTCGTCTTCAACTGATCCCCAAGATCTTTGGGTTAAGGGATGTATCAAGCTTTTCTATCTCAACAAACCCGATCTCGTAGTATTAACTACTGGCACCCAACTCTTCTCGCTTCCTTGCAATGACCTGGGTAAATACCTTTCACGCTTCGGGCTCGCATTGTCGTCATAACTCAAAAggaagtttaagaagctacgacggaaACTGCCACGAAAACGTCGCActgaaatagaactttgcgttaagttaactGTTTTTCCCTTATTCTGTGTTGGTCACGTTGCACAAAACAGGCGTGgtgcacttttgcttgcttAGCACGAATGGTTATCATGTgaaagcaaagaatgaaagatttacagcTGCAAGCTCGTGTTGtggtcagaacctcaaatatcgAAATGTCCACGTCGTCGCTTGGCATAcaacgtcaaaaaattgcaccagaaagcgtgccgcacttgtagcacgattattctttcctcatccaaccaatcaaatcattgatttgtggcgttgtcgttgccgttgccgtcgtctcTTTTAGTTTATGACAGTTTGCACCTGAACAAACTCAGCTTCCTTAAgtattcaaaattattgttgcgGTTATATTTGATTTATTCTGCCAGAATATAAGCATGATAAAATCCATTACAGCCTAAACTACAGatttacaaaatcaaaattaagTGACGGGGAAACTTAAACGAAACAAGGAGGCTTATATGAAATTAGGTTTCCTCACAGAATATGAGTGATTGTGGGTAAACCAGTGGTGGAAAGGTCCAAAGACCATTTTATGTAAAAAGTTCTTCTTCATTAAGTCATATTTTAACTGATGCTTTTATAGGATGGGAGAGATGAGTATGTAAGCTCAGGACAATGAGTGTTTAACTACTGTATTCGATTATGAGTATTAAATTACAATCAACTCTTTACGGTGGCCCGTGAGGGACATAGCGTTTCGTGATCGGTTTTCCTTCTTCGAGTTTACGAACTTGAAAAGTTTAAGTTTAGAAACTGGAAACTCGGATTTCTTTTTATATaagatttttaaatttttttattctttttttaaaatactAACATACCAGACTTACAGTTTATATACTTACATTAATAACTTACAGTTCATACATTAGTATTATTACCAAACAGTACACAAACTTAGTGATAACACAGGGATATTCCATGCATTTGAAATGCGCATCTTGAATGAAttaatttgatcatcgcattttttagcgctgcttaaccagcagcagcgagaaaggcctgaacgatGATTCGAACCGTGACCTCTGTAATGCCGGTGGAAAACGCAAAATTTGAGTCAAGAAACTCGTAGTTTTGAATTTAGAAACTCGAACTGTTAAGTTTACAGACTCTAAATTTTGAGTTTACCGACTCAAACATTCGAGTTTCCGAACGCTTAATTTCGAGTTTGTAAATCTTATTATGCAACGCATGCATGTCCCTTACGGGCCACCATAATTCTTTCGTCAGGTCTTGCAGCTATGCTCAGTCTTTATGTTGAAGCCATCAATAGCCCGGGTATGATTCCTAACGTGCAAACTGCTTGGGAAACATTTGTAATGACGAAGTGTTCTGAGGTTTGCCAAGCGTCATTTCATCTTTACAAAGAAACGATGACAGCGAAACTGTCGGGGGAACTGCCCTGTGATAATAACGTCATCAGAGAGAAGCATGAAATGGCTCTTCAAAAAGGACTTGCTCATTTTGAGAAAGAAACCTTCGAAATTGCTGCTACCACAACAAAAAAGTACCGGAACGAAATGAAGGTAGGGAGTATTAATAAGTTTCATTTTTCAAGAGAAAAGAAGGGCAACTTTTAAGAAGGATATCTATATAGGTGCGCACGGTATTTGTGTCAATAAGACTACACTAATAGACTCCATAATGGAGATCGAATTCAATATTCCTCTGCTCCGATGTTAATAAGTATTTCAAACCTCACtaccatgggcaaaattcaaagaataattaaaaCTAAGTGAGGCCAGTAGCTCTAATTAACATAATTTCAATGGCATAAAAAATACGCCACTACTTATCTGGTTAATTTTGTTATTACTATGCACGTTCTGACTGGTTAAAAATTCATCGTCTATTGAGCCGATAAAATCATACTTACATCACTTGCTAGAACACGTCGTCACTGTATTGAAAACCATCTTTCCTCGTGAAGCTCTTTGTTACTAATCACAATTGTTTTATTCAAGCAATAGACCGCATTTTACCGGCTCGTAGTTTATAATAGTTTATAAGTTTTTCGAGTGTTCTCCAAAACATATGATCACGCGTGGGTTTATAGTTGAAATGCTTTAAAGCTCAAAAAAGGTGATCGTTTAGGTTCTGAAATATCGTAGCGCTGACGGACATTCTCGAAAATTTAGTGAATTTATGAATTTGATTACGTCATCTTAATTAAGGTACTGTTTCTCCTATTCTGCATGGGGTCATGCTATGTTAAAGTACGTTCTTCATTATGCTATTTGTTCACCAGACATCTTGTGATGAAAACTTACAATCCTGGCTGCTTCAAAATGGAACTTTAACTCGTCGAGCCTGCGATGCTCTTCTGAAGAATTTGAAGAACGAACACTTGGATTCCCTTATTGACCGACTACTTGAACAGGGAGGCGCCGAAGCATCGCCTGACGCACTCACCAAGGAATGCGAAAGGATAAGGCGAGACTTTGACGCTCGTGCTACAGGGGCTAAAGACGTCTGTGCTACGATGttctttgaatttcacaaggtgAATAAAATTCGTAATACGTGGTGTTGTTAGCGTGTGGTTCTTTGCAAGTATTACCCTATAGCGTTTGCGGTCCTTCTAAACGCATGCGCACGACGTATTTGTTGAGAGCATTTATGCTTTCCTTTGCTGTTCATCTAAGAATATGCtaagtacattttttttttctttttacgagaTCGTTTGGAAAATGAAATAGGTTTTCTTTATCCATAAGGATTGAACTATAAGGCAAAAGTTATACTGACCAAGTACTGACAAATACCCTAAGGAGGATTAGCCACCGTCTATTTCCACCTATTTCCCTGCCCTGGATAGAACTACGTTTATACCTTCAGATTACTAATCTGATGGCGGCGATACCATGCAAAATTAAACATACTTTAAGCCTTATGTTCACATGGGTATCGTGAAGTTAAAAAGTTTCACTATGTTCAAAACATGTTCTTCTGTTCATCTTtctttgtatttctttttcagACACTAATGAAAGAGATACAGCAATACCTAAAAGTTTTCGACGAAAGAAAGAGTCAAGAAATTGCAGCCCGTGCTTATCTAGAGCAGGAAATTATGAAGCTCAAGGTGATCATGAGAGCAATAAAAATGTAGTCTCTTGATGTTACCCTTCAGTAGCATGTTTACAAAATATGAAAAGCGAATTCGCAGAAACTTTGACTATTGCAGAGAGACCCTGTGTGCTTTGACACTATCCCATAAGATCATTTTCCTAGCTTCTTTCCTATGCCTTACAACTTCGCACGCTTTTCTCACATTTTATATAACCTCAGGTGGGATATTTTCCTcttgatgccgtagatcggcgaaagcttcGATCGTTTAATCCGATTTTACAAAAAATACACAagacctcaagtaaatgaatgaaGATATTAATGGCTTAAGGGGACACTGTAGGACACCTTGTGTCTCCTGTACAAAGTAGCCTTAATGTTGTGACACCGATAGCTAATTTGGACGTTTGTGAATTGTTGCCATCGTAATTAGCAAAGGTTACCGGGCAAAGGTTGCTTAACTCCCCGGAAACGTTATTTTCATAAGAAAGGTGTCTTGCTGCTTTAACGAGCCTCTCAACGCGGAAATGGCCTTTCATTGCCACAATCATTAActtgaagttttgtttaatCCGCACATTACCGAAAAACAGTATGTATTTAGAAACAAGGTTTATTTTAACATAGCAAGAAAAATCAAGCAATTTCAGGTAAGCTGAATTTGCCTACGTGATCAGCGCGCTCCATAATCTCATGACGCAAGCTGATGATGCAATAAGGCTATTGAAATGCGTGTGTgtagctttcaatgggtttggataaactaaaatttggaaaaacTTTAtcaaacaattggttcatggttagcgtgcgTCCGCGTTGGGTTGTGTGGAATGCGTGCGACTCTTACCCTTATCTCGCGCTTAGCTACCTCCCGCGTGCATCTGTGACGCGACAGAAGGACGCTGACCATGAACCAGTTTTTGAATGGATGTAATGGTAATCCTCTCTccctctcttttttttcacaGGAAGAACTCGCCCAACTCTTACAACAAGATCGTGAACGGCAGATGGAAGTGAGCCTAGTTGTTAAGATACTTTTCAAATCCTTAAAACTGTTTGACACCTCATTATAAATCATGAATTACAGAAATACGACACTAAATGGCTGTCACGGCGGCATTGCTACGTAGCGTCTGGAACTCAAGACGTTAAAACTTTTCAAGTTATCTCAAAAATTGGCTAAGCGTCGCTAAATGCTGTGAACTGAAACGTAAATATTAAAGCAAAGTCAGGTGGATGGCCATGAGAATAAAATATGTATTTCTAGTGTTTACTTAAGTGCACTTTTCTTCGAGATCCATCGTCACATTTCCTTCTCTTAAAGTCTGCTGCAAACAGCGATTGCTATTGCCGGCCTAGAACACACAACTGTCTGTATTCCAAACGCACTTCTACTGATTAAAGTAATACTTTGTTCTGGAATGGCGAactgcaataacaataataataataataataataataataataataataataatttagcgaagaaaaatgtttcttcttgttgttatctttttcttctttttaaacAAGAGATTCTCAATTTGGCCCTCAAAACCGGGCCCCTAGATAGATACTGTGCGTTGGGGTGTCACAGATCACTCAGTTTTATTGTCATACCTCCCATCGGTattattttcataatttatttatttttatccgTTGCCAGGAGCCCCATTACGGGTAATGGGCTCCTGCCAGCGCTTACCAGCAGACAGAAGTAATAACAGTTGTAACTCAGTCGCCCGTGTTTTGTAGAGCTTATATTGGGTTAGTGGATTTTGTAATTTATGGAACGTTATGTTGAAGATGATTCCTTTACATTAATTCAGTGACAGTATACTCTAAACTCTCTGGAAAAGCAAACCTTTTGAACATATCTTGGCTAataaaagattttctttaaacagATGGAAAAGCAACAAAGAATGTTTaatgaagaaaaggaaagactTCAACAAAAAATGGCAGCAGATGCGAAAGCTCAGCAAGAACAGACGACAAACATGATTAAGGCAAGCATGCGGAAAGCTGAGCAAGATCGCAGAGCCATGATGCAAGAGAATCTTGACGTGAAAGAAAAACTCGAAGAAATGCAGAGGTATAATCAAAATATGGAGCAGAGTATTGGTGAATTGCAGGAACGTCTGCGAGAACTCAAAGACAAGGAAGCGAAACTAAGCAAAGAAGAGTACCTTCTTGAGGCACTCAAGATAGTGGGGCCCATTCTCGGTGGCGCCCTAACAGGGGCCATGAAAAAATAAGTGAATTGCCATGTAAACCGACTAGTGTAACTCGTCGCGTTTCTCTTATAAAAACAGCAGATTTATGGTCGCTTCATAGACATTGATCTCGTTCCTAGCATCTGCAGCAATCGATTCTGCGATGGGTGATTCGACGAGAGAAGAGACTTTGCTTTCGTCCCACTTTTCCTCGACCGGAACACCTTCTCAGGCTCATTCCTAAACCGAAGAGCGAGTTCACTGACTCTCGTGATTTCGTTATCATCAGTCGAGTCTTTTGGCATGCGAATGCTGTATGTTTAAAGTTGTaatcaaagtttttttttctttatggtGTAATCGCAAAGTTCCTTGATGCTCGCTGATTTGTCTATTCCAAGCCAGGTGTGATTGATTTAGCTTCATAGGTTGTTTCGCAGCCATTACAAACCATAAATGCAAACTTCACCTCCTTCACAGGACAGACACTTTACCTTTCCATAAACGCTTTTAGATTCGAGAGCGAATCAATTGCAATCGATGATACAACGCAAACAATACCTCAAACCCTAGTAACTGTTACAGCTAAAGCTGCAGGTCATAAGGAACAATGAAAATACAGGTCTGTAAGAGCTTTAGGATTATTCTATTGAGCATAGACTAGAAGAACGATCTCAGCATAGCTGAAATCCgttacatttttttaatgtgATCTAAAACTAAATGTTTTGGATTTTCTTTTGCTTGGTTTTATGCGTCAAGTGATTTTTGCTTTCCATATTAGATGAAAATAGTCTCCGGTTAGCCTGATTTTTTAAACTGTCATTTGTAACCTGGAAGCGCTTAATTAAATACATTGTTTACATTCACCTACTGATCATGACTCTCTTGCCTCATGGATGTATTAGGGGAAAAGACGTTGACGGCGGTGTCACTAGCCGAAAAAGTTTGGAAAGATCTTGTCGCTGTTTCCACCCAAATGCTTTTAATTGCGCGTTCGTTTGGGGTCAATCCGGAATACGAATAATTTAAATAAGGCGAGTAAGCGTTTTTATGGGAGCTATTCTCATTCCGGAATTCCTGGATTTCGATTCCGGCTATTCTGCTCCCAAGAGCAGAATAGTCGGAATATATTCCGgaatatattcttattccggaatatccGAAACGAACGCGCCCTAAAATTGAGCAAGCAAACGCGTGGCGCCGACCCAGAGGTAGAGGATTGGTTGCAATTTTGAGAGGGTCTAGATGGGGGTAGTGTTAAAGGTTATTTGgcctttttttaatgtaaaattttaatttttagcgTTTTAAGAAAGTTAACTGTTAGGTAAGTGTCAAAAGGCGTTAGAACAGTGATTTCACTCATTAAAGATCAATAAAAGTTTCATAGTAAAGGCaataatgttagcaaaaaaAGGACGAAGATTCTTCAAACTTAGCCCTTACGATAAAGGCGTGCAAAACTAGAAACAAACGGAGAAGAGCCTGCGCGGAACTGACCGAACTGGTCAGCATGCATACTTTGTACTCGTGCGCATAAGTTCTTCAGACATTCTGCGGTCAGCGGTTTTTCAGCAGACTTCTGTATGCAAAATGGCCGTCACGTCCGCATTGGC belongs to Acropora muricata isolate sample 2 chromosome 9, ASM3666990v1, whole genome shotgun sequence and includes:
- the LOC136929044 gene encoding guanylate-binding protein 2-like — its product is MAYVTRNPNMAIPLCLPNNYRWNATTGKCSQIPEERSSLVIVDEALQKLQSLKGPVCVVSITGPYRRGKSFILSKVFDQPDVFPLGHSFDAETMGMWMWIVPGKFQDSNGQECSIVLLDSEGINAVGGEGSDDNQIFTLSVLLSSVLIYNSSGVPERQNLAGLEFIAKLSHRVKLRSSNEGQEGVEARHDDAKFFHKTFPFFIWLLRDVTLRPPSDCKDIKEYFLKRLFQDQSESKGGSVQKVAESILCFFSGFDAFQLPPPSSDPEVLEDMTSNKDKLTSAFLKGVEKFKSLLKSILVTKQSFNDGDIVTGEGLAAMLSLYVEAINSPGMIPNVQTAWETFVMTKCSEVCQASFHLYKETMTAKLSGELPCDNNVIREKHEMALQKGLAHFEKETFEIAATTTKKYRNEMKTSCDENLQSWLLQNGTLTRRACDALLKNLKNEHLDSLIDRLLEQGGAEASPDALTKECERIRRDFDARATGAKDVCATMFFEFHKTLMKEIQQYLKVFDERKSQEIAARAYLEQEIMKLKEELAQLLQQDRERQMEMEKQQRMFNEEKERLQQKMAADAKAQQEQTTNMIKASMRKAEQDRRAMMQENLDVKEKLEEMQRYNQNMEQSIGELQERLRELKDKEAKLSKEEYLLEALKIVGPILGGALTGAMKK